CCTGCTCCGGCTTCACTTTGATATCGGTACCCAGGCGCTGCAGGTAAGCAATGAGGGCCACAATTTCCTTGTCCGATTTCACTTCGATTTGCTCTTTCTTCAGCTCCTGCACAATGCCGTCGGCCTGGCGGCGGGCATCGGCCACAGCCTGCTTGTCGTAGCCGGCGGGGTAGGGCGTGCCCAGGCCCTGGAGTACCCGAATTTTCTTAGGCAGCGTGGAGTAGTCAATGTCGTTCTCAAACAGCCAGGGGTAAGGCGGCATGATGGAGCCCGGCGACATGCTGGTAGGGTCCAGCATGTGGTTGTAGTGCCAGGAGTGCGGGTACTTGGCGCCCACGCGGTGCAAATCGGGACCGGTGCGCTTGCTGCCCCACAGGAAGGGACGGTCGTACACAAACTCGCCGGCTTTTGAGTACTCGCCGTAGCGCTCCGTCTCGGAGCGGAAGGGGCGCACCATCTGGGTGTGGCAGTTAGAGCAGCCTTCCTTGATGTAGATGTCGCGGCCCTGCAATTCCAGGGAGGTGTAAGGCTTCACCGAGGCAATGGTGGGCACGTTCGACTTGATCAGGAACGTGGGAATCATCTCCACGGCCCCACCAATACCGATGGCCACGGTAGCCCAAACGGCCATTTGCACGGGGCGGCGCTCAATCCAGCGGTGCCAGTGGCCGGCATCGGCGTGAGGGTCTTCGGTGGCGGGCAGCAGGGCGGGCGCCTGGGCTTTTTCATCGGCCAGCAGCGAGCCGGCCCGGGCAGTTTTCACCAGGTTGTACAGCATCAGGAATACGCCGCTCAGGTAGAGCACCCCGCCAATACCGCGCAGGTAGTACATGGGTACAATCTGCAGCACGGTTTCCAGGAAGTTGGGGTACTGCAGCATGCCCTCGGCATTGAACTGCTTCCACATCAGGCCCTGGGTAAAGCCGGCCCAGTACATGGGCAGGGCGTAGAACAGGATGCCGATGGTGCCAATGAGGAAGTGGGTGTTAGCCAGCTTCTTGGAGTACAGGGGCGTGCGGTACAGGCGGGGCCACAGCCAGTAGAGCATGGCAAAGGTGAGGAAGCCGTTCCAGCCCAGAGCACCCACGTGCACGTGCGCTACAATCCAGTCGGTAAAGTGGGCAATGGCGTTTACGTTTTTCAGGCTGAGCATGGGCCCTTCGAAGGTGGCCATGCCGTAGGCCGTAATGGCCACTACCAGGAACTTCAGCACGGGCTCTTCGCGCACCTTATCCCAGGCGCCGCGCAGCGTGAGCAAACCGTTGATCATGCCGCCCCAGCTGGGCGCCAGCAGCATCACGGAGAAAGCCACGCCCAGGCTCTGGGCCCAGTCGGGCAGGGAGGTATACAACAGGTGGTGAGGACCGGCCCAGATGTAAATGAAAATCAGCGACCAGAAGTGAATGATAGACAGGCGGTAAGAATACACCGGCCGGCCCGCTGCCTTGGGCAGGAAGTAGTACATCAAACCCAGGTAGGGCGTGGTCAGGAAGAAGGCCACGGCGTTGTGGCCGTACCACCACTGCACCAGCGCATCCTGCACGCCGGCGTAGGCAGAGTAGCTTTTCATGAAGCTCACCGGCACCGCCATAGAGTTCACAATGTGCAGCACCGCTACGGTAATGAACGTGGCAATGTAAAACCAGATACCCACGTACAGGTGCCGCTCGCGCCGCTGGGCAATGGTGCCGAACATGTTCCAGCCGAACACCACCCACACCAGCGTAATAGCAATATCAATGGGCCACTCCAGCTCGGCGTACTCCTTGCTGGTGGTGAAGCCCATGGGCAGGGAAATCAGCGCGCTCAGAATAATCAGCTGCCAGCCCCAGAAGTGCAGCTTGCTGAGCTTCTTGGAGTACATGGGCGTTTTGCACAGGCGCTGCAGCGAATAGTACACGCCCATGAAAATACCGTTGCCCACGAAGGCAAAAATCACGGCATTGGTGTGCAGCGGCCGGATGCGCCCGAACGTGGTGAACGAGGTGTGCATGTTCACGTCGGGCTGGGCCAGCTGAAACGCCGCCAGGATACCGACCAGCATACCGGCAATGCCCCAGAAGATGGTGGCAATGCCGAAATCACGAACAATCTTGTTGTCGTAGAAGAACGTCTCGAGGGCCCGCGTGGGTGGTGCCTGCGGCTGGGCTACCTGCGGTTTCGGGTCAACTATCATACAGAAAAGGACCTTTATAGAAGTAGTGGTTTTACTTCTTCAAAGGTCCTTTTCAGGGGGCAGGCAAAAGATGACGAAAGTCAGTTGCCGGTCTGATTGATGTCAGCCCGACAGGCGGATTATTGCCGGGGCTGGTAGTTATGCAGCAGGGATTTGCCGCCGGCCACTACCAGCGCATCCTCAATAAAGCCCGTCCAGGGCTCCTTGGTGGTGCCGCTGTTATCGGCCAGCTTGCGCAGGGCAAACGCCCCGAAGGTGCCGGCCAGGGCGCCCAGCCCACCCACCGCCGCACCGCGCAATAGCTTCTGGCGGTTGAGCTTATACAGGGCCGCACCCACCAGCGCGCCGGAAAGCGTGCGGCCCACCACACTCACGGGCTCGGTGCGGTTGGGCATCGTGGGCAGCTTGTCGCCTACCATTTCGGCCCCGGCCAGGGCTTTCAACCCCGCGGAAACGGCCCCGTTCTGCAGCCAGCTGAATTTAGAGTGCGCCAGCCGCCCCGAAGGCTGCTCCCGCAACGCGCCGCTCAGCAAGGCCGGCGCCGACATACTCCGCATGCCGGCAATTACGCCCATGCCCATTGTTTTCCAGAAAGCCGAAGAAGAAGCCATACGTATATCCGTTATATCATCAGAAAGTAAGACTGCTGCTTACGGCCATTGGCGGCAGATGGCTGCCTTCAAGTAGCGCGAACTGTAATCCGAACAGTAGCACGGAAACGGTAGCACGGAAACAGTAGCGCGCTTAGTAGCGCGAAGCTCCGGCTTCGCGTACGAGCAACGCGAGTTCCTACGCGTTGAAAATATGTATGCAGACGCCTGCTACTCGCTGCGCTCGTACGCGAAGCCGGAGCTTCGCGCTACTATGTGCGCTACTATGCGGTACGTGCGACTAAACGTGCTACGGCTTTTGTGGCGGGTCCATGGGTTCGTCCTCGAAGAGCATGCGCACGGAGGGCGTGTAGGTATCGTCGTACTGCTTGGTGCGCACGGCCCACACAAAAGCCACCAGGAACAGAATGGCCACTATGAGGCTGATGGTGATAAGGCCGAAGATGATTTCCATACAGAATCAGAGGTTGCGCTTGTAGGCCGCGTAGCGAACCAGCAGCGTGGAGAAAATG
The Hymenobacter sp. DG25B genome window above contains:
- the ccoN gene encoding cytochrome-c oxidase, cbb3-type subunit I, which translates into the protein MIVDPKPQVAQPQAPPTRALETFFYDNKIVRDFGIATIFWGIAGMLVGILAAFQLAQPDVNMHTSFTTFGRIRPLHTNAVIFAFVGNGIFMGVYYSLQRLCKTPMYSKKLSKLHFWGWQLIILSALISLPMGFTTSKEYAELEWPIDIAITLVWVVFGWNMFGTIAQRRERHLYVGIWFYIATFITVAVLHIVNSMAVPVSFMKSYSAYAGVQDALVQWWYGHNAVAFFLTTPYLGLMYYFLPKAAGRPVYSYRLSIIHFWSLIFIYIWAGPHHLLYTSLPDWAQSLGVAFSVMLLAPSWGGMINGLLTLRGAWDKVREEPVLKFLVVAITAYGMATFEGPMLSLKNVNAIAHFTDWIVAHVHVGALGWNGFLTFAMLYWLWPRLYRTPLYSKKLANTHFLIGTIGILFYALPMYWAGFTQGLMWKQFNAEGMLQYPNFLETVLQIVPMYYLRGIGGVLYLSGVFLMLYNLVKTARAGSLLADEKAQAPALLPATEDPHADAGHWHRWIERRPVQMAVWATVAIGIGGAVEMIPTFLIKSNVPTIASVKPYTSLELQGRDIYIKEGCSNCHTQMVRPFRSETERYGEYSKAGEFVYDRPFLWGSKRTGPDLHRVGAKYPHSWHYNHMLDPTSMSPGSIMPPYPWLFENDIDYSTLPKKIRVLQGLGTPYPAGYDKQAVADARRQADGIVQELKKEQIEVKSDKEIVALIAYLQRLGTDIKVKPEQAAASAQ
- a CDS encoding DUF4126 family protein codes for the protein MASSSAFWKTMGMGVIAGMRSMSAPALLSGALREQPSGRLAHSKFSWLQNGAVSAGLKALAGAEMVGDKLPTMPNRTEPVSVVGRTLSGALVGAALYKLNRQKLLRGAAVGGLGALAGTFGAFALRKLADNSGTTKEPWTGFIEDALVVAGGKSLLHNYQPRQ
- the ccoS gene encoding cbb3-type cytochrome oxidase assembly protein CcoS, which produces MEIIFGLITISLIVAILFLVAFVWAVRTKQYDDTYTPSVRMLFEDEPMDPPQKP